In Halalkalicoccus subterraneus, one DNA window encodes the following:
- a CDS encoding lactate racemase domain-containing protein, whose amino-acid sequence MNLKFPDGDTLRGANDVEREDLPRFARATRHRDLESIEDVEGVARRAVSKLPLDALDSGAEVAITAGSRGIHDMPTLLEAAVDELRERGFEPSVIAAMGSHGGATSEGQRETLESLGITEDRLECPIRTSMSVAEIGRDGLDRPVYVAEDALDVDGVILANRIKPHTDFHGPVESGLCKIAVIGLGKHRGAESLHNAGLAADFSEVIRERAELIIEESPILGGLGLIENAADRASHIEGVPADRILGREPELLDRAREELPMLPVSDLDLLIVDEIGKDVSGTGMDTNVIGRVLFHGEDEPDSPNVTRIYACSITPASHGNGLGLGLADFVHRDMVADLELSDMYVNIVTSGETSRARIPFVVPDDLTALILACSTTGVADPTELRVARIENTMEPDDLLVSEAVARELEGRADVAVGPLEALGFEDGTLPSLD is encoded by the coding sequence GTGAACCTCAAGTTTCCCGACGGCGATACCCTTCGGGGTGCCAATGACGTCGAGCGCGAGGACCTGCCCCGGTTCGCGCGGGCGACCCGCCACCGGGACCTTGAGTCGATCGAGGACGTTGAGGGGGTCGCCCGCCGGGCCGTCTCGAAGCTACCCCTCGACGCGCTCGACTCCGGCGCGGAGGTTGCAATCACGGCCGGGAGCCGTGGTATCCACGACATGCCCACACTGCTGGAAGCGGCGGTCGACGAACTTCGCGAGCGTGGGTTTGAACCCTCCGTAATCGCGGCGATGGGTTCGCATGGCGGGGCGACCAGCGAGGGCCAACGCGAGACGCTCGAATCGCTCGGCATCACCGAGGACCGTTTGGAGTGTCCGATCCGTACCTCGATGTCGGTCGCGGAGATCGGACGCGATGGTCTGGACCGGCCGGTCTACGTTGCGGAGGACGCGCTCGACGTCGATGGCGTGATCCTCGCGAACCGGATCAAGCCGCATACGGATTTTCATGGACCTGTCGAGAGCGGACTCTGCAAGATAGCGGTGATCGGACTTGGAAAACACCGCGGCGCGGAGTCGCTTCACAACGCCGGGCTGGCGGCCGACTTCAGCGAGGTCATACGGGAACGAGCCGAACTGATCATCGAAGAGAGTCCTATCCTGGGTGGGCTCGGGTTGATCGAGAACGCCGCCGACAGGGCGAGCCATATCGAAGGTGTCCCCGCGGACCGGATTCTAGGGCGCGAACCGGAACTGCTTGACCGTGCGCGCGAGGAACTCCCGATGCTACCCGTTTCCGATCTCGACTTGCTAATCGTCGACGAGATCGGCAAGGACGTCTCGGGGACGGGTATGGACACTAACGTGATCGGACGGGTGCTGTTTCACGGCGAGGACGAACCCGATAGCCCGAACGTTACTCGGATTTATGCGTGTTCGATCACGCCCGCCTCGCACGGTAACGGACTGGGGCTCGGGCTAGCCGACTTCGTCCACCGGGATATGGTCGCGGATCTCGAACTCTCGGACATGTACGTCAACATCGTCACCAGCGGCGAAACCTCACGGGCACGCATTCCCTTCGTCGTCCCCGACGACCTGACGGCCCTGATCCTCGCCTGCTCGACGACGGGGGTCGCGGATCCAACCGAACTCCGGGTCGCCCGGATCGAGAACACGATGGAACCCGACGACCTGCTCGTCTCGGAGGCCGTCGCCCGTGAACTGGAGGGGCGAGCGGACGTCGCGGTCGGCCCGCTTGAAGCGCTCGGATTCGAGGACGGGACGCTCCCCTCTCTCGATTGA
- a CDS encoding DUF5518 domain-containing protein — protein sequence MTDWHSVGIGFVLQVVFGIIAFAFLGVGTVIAGFLAGLVSAYLTNHGARTGAWHSLLSGALGGIIVAIIAGIGISLLGFALDSSELGALFGGGVVAIGVLIAFLTAIPSSVGGAIGGYVN from the coding sequence ATGACTGATTGGCACTCCGTCGGTATCGGGTTCGTTTTGCAAGTAGTGTTCGGAATCATCGCGTTTGCGTTCTTAGGTGTCGGGACCGTCATCGCTGGGTTTCTCGCTGGCCTCGTCTCGGCCTACCTCACCAATCATGGTGCCAGAACCGGTGCATGGCACTCGCTCCTCTCCGGCGCTCTTGGTGGCATTATTGTTGCAATCATCGCCGGTATCGGTATCTCTCTCCTTGGTTTTGCACTTGACTCGTCAGAACTGGGGGCACTGTTCGGCGGGGGTGTAGTGGCTATCGGGGTTCTGATCGCATTCCTCACCGCGATCCCAAGTTCGGTCGGTGGTGCAATCGGCGGGTATGTCAACTGA
- a CDS encoding DoxX family protein: MTGILHQIKRPLLYVMGSAYVVAGVLHFVVPELYVQIVPPVFPAALALVYLSGLAEIAVGIGLLIPQTRQYAAWATVVLLVAIFPANVYMATHSVVVEGLPGGGNPSDVVRWGQLPLQAVLILWALWYTHPPTRTDFP; encoded by the coding sequence ATGACTGGGATTCTCCACCAAATCAAACGCCCCTTACTCTATGTGATGGGGTCGGCATATGTCGTCGCAGGTGTTTTGCATTTCGTCGTACCGGAGTTATATGTTCAAATTGTACCCCCAGTCTTTCCAGCAGCGCTTGCACTCGTCTATCTGTCCGGTCTCGCTGAAATTGCTGTTGGGATCGGGCTATTGATTCCTCAAACTCGCCAGTATGCAGCATGGGCGACGGTTGTGTTGCTCGTAGCCATTTTTCCGGCAAACGTCTACATGGCGACCCACAGTGTTGTTGTTGAGGGGTTACCGGGCGGAGGTAATCCCTCTGATGTCGTTCGCTGGGGACAACTTCCACTCCAAGCCGTGTTGATTCTCTGGGCGCTCTGGTATACACACCCACCGACCAGAACAGATTTCCCGTGA
- a CDS encoding FAD-binding oxidoreductase, translating into MNRVRAICDDHDAIEWTEADTDDIESIWRARRDAYPAACEYYTDQTVGVIGDVVVPISKYSEIVRQIETISDDLELLTPCVGHAGDGNIHFLPIVDTDDPAAMNRVQKLTDAIVSEALELGGTATGEHGIGIGKRKFMRQEHGDGVDVMNDIKNIIDPTGIMNPGKTLPSDE; encoded by the coding sequence ATGAATCGTGTACGAGCGATCTGTGACGACCATGATGCGATCGAGTGGACGGAGGCCGATACTGACGATATCGAGTCAATCTGGCGTGCGCGCCGAGACGCGTATCCAGCTGCGTGTGAATACTACACTGATCAGACTGTCGGCGTCATCGGCGACGTCGTCGTTCCGATCTCGAAGTATTCCGAGATCGTCCGCCAAATTGAAACGATCAGCGATGATCTCGAACTACTGACGCCGTGTGTTGGACACGCGGGCGATGGAAACATCCACTTCCTGCCGATAGTCGATACGGACGATCCGGCGGCCATGAATCGCGTACAGAAACTGACCGACGCGATCGTGAGCGAAGCACTCGAGCTCGGTGGAACCGCCACAGGCGAACACGGAATCGGGATTGGGAAGCGAAAATTCATGCGCCAGGAACACGGCGACGGCGTTGACGTCATGAACGACATCAAGAATATAATCGATCCAACAGGAATCATGAATCCCGGCAAGACATTGCCTAGTGATGAGTGA
- a CDS encoding FAD-binding oxidoreductase: MEYDCSFVADAVTDGRISTAEDVLEAHSKDEGPHKPHRPDVVVWPDSVEEIAALLTEANERSVPVTPWSGGTSIEGNPIPVAGGIVLNTYEFDEITVRNDDLQAVVGPGVVYDDLNAVLAPHNLRFAPGIAAGDIATIGGMIANNASGLNAVRYGVTGDHVLRLEVVLPDGRIIECGRDVPKSTAGYNLKDLFVGSEGTLGVITEATLSLEGIAQHRHAALVTFPSSVAASQAVSTIMASGLKPGALEFMDTQLVELLNDYNNDADFPVGPLC, from the coding sequence ATGGAATACGACTGTTCGTTTGTCGCTGACGCCGTTACCGATGGTCGCATTAGCACCGCTGAAGACGTTCTCGAGGCTCATTCGAAGGATGAAGGACCACATAAACCCCACCGACCCGATGTCGTCGTCTGGCCCGATTCGGTAGAGGAGATCGCTGCACTTCTGACCGAAGCAAACGAGCGCTCGGTTCCAGTGACACCGTGGAGCGGTGGAACCAGTATCGAAGGAAATCCAATTCCCGTCGCCGGTGGAATCGTCCTCAATACCTACGAGTTCGACGAGATCACGGTTCGGAACGACGATCTCCAGGCTGTTGTCGGTCCGGGGGTCGTCTACGATGATCTGAACGCAGTCTTAGCACCGCATAACCTCCGATTTGCACCGGGTATCGCCGCGGGCGATATCGCAACGATCGGCGGCATGATCGCGAACAACGCGAGTGGTCTCAATGCAGTCCGCTATGGTGTAACCGGTGATCACGTTCTTCGATTGGAGGTCGTCCTCCCTGACGGACGGATCATCGAATGTGGTCGCGACGTCCCGAAAAGTACGGCCGGATACAACCTCAAGGATCTCTTTGTCGGTAGTGAAGGAACACTCGGCGTGATCACGGAGGCAACACTCTCCTTGGAAGGTATCGCTCAACATCGCCATGCTGCACTCGTGACGTTTCCATCGAGTGTGGCCGCCAGTCAAGCCGTCTCGACCATCATGGCGTCAGGCCTCAAACCAGGCGCACTTGAGTTCATGGACACACAGCTGGTCGAGTTGCTCAACGATTACAATAACGATGCCGACTTCCCGGTTGGGCCGCTTTGTTGA
- a CDS encoding bile acid:sodium symporter family protein, giving the protein MSTESGLERISRFISKYFVVWVLIAAALAIITPTTFAWIGDYISILLGIVMLGMGLTLTPADFRRIIERPRDVAIGSCAQWVIMPTLAYGLVVGLGLPTEVGIGLVLLGAAPGGTASNVMTYLGKGDVALSVTITSVTTIAAPIVMPAWVVFLAGEQIQVTFAEMFQEIILIVLIPVVAGVVIRQVLDRTAPTAAEIGLTVFPAISVLAIVTIVAAIVGLNVENILAASGAALAAVVIHNALGLGAGYGIGQTTGMPEDRARTCAFEVGMQNSGLAVAIAVAFFSPLAALVPALASVWHNVTGPALATYFTRQTIEQPTTEPSTQNSD; this is encoded by the coding sequence ATGTCGACAGAAAGCGGTCTCGAACGAATTAGCCGGTTTATCAGTAAATACTTCGTCGTGTGGGTGCTCATCGCTGCCGCCCTCGCAATTATCACACCAACTACGTTCGCCTGGATCGGCGATTACATCTCAATCCTGTTAGGAATAGTTATGCTTGGAATGGGACTGACGCTTACACCAGCAGATTTTCGGCGCATCATTGAACGTCCACGAGACGTCGCAATCGGTTCCTGTGCACAATGGGTGATTATGCCGACGCTGGCGTACGGTCTCGTCGTCGGCCTTGGACTCCCAACGGAGGTCGGAATCGGCCTCGTTCTGTTAGGTGCTGCGCCGGGTGGAACGGCTTCGAACGTCATGACATACCTCGGTAAAGGTGACGTCGCTCTCTCAGTAACGATTACATCAGTGACGACGATCGCAGCCCCGATTGTCATGCCTGCTTGGGTCGTCTTTTTGGCTGGTGAGCAGATCCAAGTAACGTTTGCCGAGATGTTCCAGGAGATCATTCTGATCGTTCTCATTCCGGTTGTCGCAGGCGTCGTGATTCGTCAGGTCTTGGATCGAACCGCACCGACCGCAGCCGAGATCGGTCTGACCGTTTTCCCGGCGATTAGCGTGCTCGCGATTGTCACGATCGTCGCCGCAATCGTCGGTCTTAACGTCGAGAACATCCTCGCCGCGAGCGGTGCCGCCTTAGCAGCAGTGGTCATTCACAATGCACTGGGACTAGGGGCAGGGTACGGTATTGGACAGACAACAGGTATGCCAGAGGATCGAGCTAGGACCTGTGCGTTCGAAGTCGGGATGCAAAACAGTGGCTTAGCCGTCGCTATCGCCGTCGCCTTTTTCAGCCCCTTGGCAGCACTCGTCCCCGCTCTCGCGAGCGTCTGGCATAACGTAACGGGTCCTGCACTCGCGACGTATTTCACCCGTCAAACGATCGAACAACCCACGACCGAACCAAGTACGCAGAATTCCGATTAA